The nucleotide window AAGCCGACATGGACTAGAGCTTAAACATGTAAGAAGGAGGTGCAACGTGGGAGAAATTTGAAAGCTGTAGAATACACACTTACCTAGTTTTATTGGGTGTTTTATTTCTAGCCAGCCAGGAAAAAGTCATCTTTGTGCCTTACATGTGTCTTAAATAAAGCCCACAACATTTTGGAAGGTAATTCATAATGTCAAAGATTTCAGTGACGTgaagaaatgtttcatttttcctttcttttctcttcattttgattaaaataatggactgtggagatttttttttaaagaaattgatcAAACAATTTCCTGTATTTGAATGAAAATGGGCCCAGGCTTGCAGGTAGCATCTGTTTGGACTCAGAGCTGGAGATTTTTGACTGTTTGGAGCTTTCTTGGGCCCGAAGACGGTGAGAGCAGTGGTTGCGGGGTCCTGACCGTCTTCCTCAAAGACGGCGGGGGTCGCCTTCAGAGTCACCGATCATGACAAGAAGTGAAGTGAATCCCGGATGCTTAGGTGTGACACAGATGGCCTGTAATATTTTATTAAGGGACAGATCTCCATCAGGATGCCGATGCTTGATGCCGTAAAGAGGTTGGGTGCCTGACAAATGATCCTTCTTTTCCTCTTACCTTCAAGATgacatcctggctcctgctgccccgTTCGATCATCGCATTGTGACAGCCAAGCAGGCGGCCGTCAACAGTTTCTATACTGTGAGCAAGACAGAGGTTTTAGGAGGGTAAGTAACGCGCGGTTTGAACAGTTTTTCAGTGAAAACAGAGAGCCTCCTGCGAGTCTGAGGAGCCCCTCCACCCTGGCCGGCCTCCGCCCGAGCGCTGGAAACCTCCCAAACACACACGGGAGGAGCTCCGGCCATTTCTGCAGATCATCTCTGCTGTGGGAGACTGCTGTGAGGACCCCGGAGGGGCTGTGCCAGTTATCTGCCTGACCTCCCGTGTTCTGTGTCTGAGCGTCAGCACATCCCAGTGTGAGTCGCTGAGGGTCTGGAGGCTGTCCAAAGCCGTGGCTTAAACCTTGTGAGACAAGATGGAGAAATGAGTCCAGACCGTGTATTTCCTGTGGCAGGTGTCAAACCTGTCGGTCATTATGGCTGGTTTTCCAGTTCTGTTGTTTCTGTATTAATTATTATCACCTGTTTCAGTTGATTACTTTCTGTACTGAAAGGTTTATTTGAGGGACACCTACATGCACCCCTTCTCCCTAGAGAAGGAAGGTGTGGGTGCACCAGGGACTGCATTCACAGTGGGGATGTTCGTTCCTCTTTGGCTTCATTCAAAATCCACCTATAATTCTTCTAACTCAAGGCCTAAATGATAAAGTTTACTACCATCAGCAGGTTAGTGCAACTCTGAAGAGGAAGTCAGaaagtttacacacacacacacacacacacacacgtatacatgcAAATGTTGTATCAATGCATGGAAACTATACGTGGTGCAGGTGTCTGCGATTGGTCATCAAGAAGTAGTTGATACTGGTGAAGTCTGCTCTTCCCCCTCCCGTTGCAGATTTCTTTGCTCTCTGCCACATGGAGCCACCTGACTTCTTTTTCTCAGCTGGTTaatcatagaaaaaaaaaccctcaagagCCCATGGGGATAAGCTGAGGGagaaatgagaattacaaaatgtgAACTGGTGCCACGGAAGTCTGAAGTACTCGGATCTTCAGGGACTCCAGTGGCAAGCCAGTAGCTATTTCGTTAAAGGAGGATAGTTATTTgcagaaaaaaaactgaaatgattCCAAGGgtttgtgctgcttttccagtaaGGGTTGTCACCGGCTCCCTTCTGCCTCTTTGGGCATGGTGGCCCTGCACCAGTTGCTGGTCATCACTTGCTCTGGGCTCCACTGCACATCAGCAGCTGCAGTTCACTCGCAAGTAAGTTAGACGAGTACAGGTGAATGCATTGCTTCAAAATGCAGAGAGATCACCCACAGTTGTACTTCTTTCTGCTAAAATAAAGTTATGtgagaagcacagagacagagtttccatctgatggttcaccccccagacgcccacaatggctggggttggaccaggcaaaagccaagagccaagaactcagtccagatcacccaactacctgagccattatctgttgcttcccaggatgtgcactggcaggaagctggaactgggagcaggaaCTGTGAATAGAACCCAGGCGCTTCAATGAGGGACGTGGGCATCTCAGCTGGGGCCTTTGTCATTAGACCAAATGCCCGCCCTGTACCTCCTTTTCAGTACAAGGAGTTTCAAGATCAGCAGCTAGACTTGCATCCTTGGCAGAGACATTCCAATATGCTAGGGATCACTGGACACCAGGAATGTTCTGGGATCATGTCTTAACCTTGTAGACTGCGGGGCATTTATAACTTCTCTGATATCCATGTTCCACTAGCATGAGGCTATCGGTCTGCTGGACCAGCATGATTTCTGTGAGGTAGCCGCAACATTTAAGACCCAGCAAAGCCCTGGATCAGGCAGTAATGGGCACCACCGCTGGGCCAGGCAGTTCCAGGGACGCTGGCATGTGAAGGCACAAAAGCATTTCTTGATCTGTGCTGTGCTGGCGTGCTCCAGTAGAAACTGCAGCTGGAGCCGTGGTTGGAATTGAAGGCACTGCTCGGGGTGTTTACAGTAATCTGACGTCATTACCCAAGAGCCACCTGCCTCTGTGCTGTGCGGGATGTGATAGCTGTGGCGGCCCCTGCCTCGGTCCCGTGTTGCTGTGACCCTTGTCTCTGGTGGTGTGGCCTCCCTTGAGTCCCCTGTACTGCTTGGGAGGCTCCCCTTTCTCTGGCTGCCATGACAGCCCCCATCACACACAGCAGGGACATGTGGTCTATTTCACATTCCTAAATAAGGAATCAGAGTGAgcaaatcaaatttcaaaattgcTCATGAGTGTGTATTTCTGAATGTGATTGTGTAGGTATAAACCTGACTTACAAAGTACTTATATGTTTGTACtccagagtacttcaaaagggTCTTGGAAAAATAGtctattttggtccaaaaattttttaaatttttgcatagtttttagacacatttccatgaacttctggaagatCCCTTGTACCTAAGCTAAACTATCAAAAACCCATAGGTAACTATGTAAAATGTATTCTTATTAAATGTATCTATATGcaatattattatttcttatttatatgcatttttccaaAAAGAATTTGGTGGGCCGGGTCCACAGAAGGCTTTGTTCACATGCTTATAAAGCCCTGCTTACCACATTCTCATGTACATATTTAGAAAGATTCTGTGTTATCTCTAATGGTGATTCTCAAATTTTAGGGTATAGAATCACCTGGGGAATGGGCTAAACACGCAGCTTCTCTGGTCTCaccctgggctcctgccgccgTAGGTCTGAGGTGGGTCCCAGGAGCCTGTGTTCTTAGCAACCGCCCAGGTATTTCTGATGCCAGTGATACACAGACCACACCTGGACAAATCCTGTTTTACAGTTGATTGGGTCCAGTGGTTGAGTTCACCACTTTGCACACTCAGCACAGAGAACCATGCATCACCCACTGCCAGTGACTGACGCGGTGCCTCCCTTTCTTGGCAGGGGGCGCTTTGGCCAGGTCCACAAGTGCGAAGAGAAAGCAACAGGTCTGAAGCTGGCCGCCAAAATCATTAAGACCAGAGGCGTGAAGGACAAGGTAAAGGTCACAGGAGgggtgctcccctcccccttcctggcTCCGCCGCACTGAGGCCCCATGCCCTTCCGTGCAGGAGGAAGTGAAGAACGAGATCAGCGTCATGAACCAGCTGGACCACGTGAACCTCATTCAGCTCTACGATGCCTTCGAGTCCAAGAATGACATCGTCCTGGTCCTGGAGTAGTAGGTGTCCTTGACCCTCCCGCTCGTGCCCCCTGCCCCCAAGCTCATGGGAACCACACGATCACATCAGTTCCGGCGAGGAGCCTGCTTCTGCTTGTGCGGCTCCATCTGCAATTATTGACAGGAAGTTAACGGACAGAGTAGATCTAGCTTTGTATTGAAGCTACACTGTCAAAAACGAACTTGCATATTGTGTAACCCGGAGGGAAGCAATTTttgcactttattttaaaaagacttattatttacttatttgaaaggcagactgacagagagagagagagagagagagtgagaaagatcttgcatccatctgttggctcactctccaaatggcttcagtagctggggctgggctaggctgaagccaggagcccagagctccacccaggtctcccacgggggtgtcAGGGGCCATCGtctgcagctttctcaggcaAATTAGTGGGTAtccagataggaagcagagcccccaggacttgaactgattctccaatatgggatgctggtggcttaactcactgagccacaacaccagtccccactACTTCATATTTTAACTACATACTATAGCCTCCACCCTAGTGGGGAATAGTACTGAACCCCATGTATGCTGTTTTATCCTATACATTCATACCTGTGATAAAGATGAATTTATGAATTAGGCCCAGGAAGAGATTAACGATCACTAATAATAAAACAGAATGGTTGATACAATACACCATAGTAAAACTTCTGTGAATgtggtctctctgtgtgtctccctcagaATAGCTTATTGTGCTGTACTGACCACAGCCAACCTCAGGTCACTGAAAgagtgggaagtgaaccagtggacaaggGAAATTACTGTATTTGCTAATGATTGGAGCCGAGAAGCTTCCGTTTAAACTCGCCTTTATAAAAACGTAACCCCCGGTGAGTTAGCAAATGCCTAGTTCTAATGCTGAATCCATACCCTGACTCAGTTtgtattgttttctattttgggCGCTGTTTACCACAGCCCAGTACGGCATCTTGGATAATAAAGTGGCTCGCCTTGCTGCCTAGAGGCAACTTTTCACTGAGGTGACAGGCCTGGGGTCTTCCTGGGCTGCGGGGTGAGTCACCTGCAGTCGGCATTTGGATTCCCGCTCCCCACGTTCTCAGAGTCCTCTTTGTCTTTGACACATGTTCAACAGTGGGGCACAGGGACTCACCCCAGAGCTGCAGCCACTGACAAAAGAGCCCTTGAGGTTTTTCTGTTTGCAAATGTGAAGGTAGACAAAATGACAAGTCTTGAACACAAGAACTGTGCACCCGCGGGAGCAAAGAGGGCAGAGAAGTAACTGCATATACATCTTTCTGCAGAGTTAGAGGAACTGGCACGCCAAGTGGCTATGAGGAAAGCTCATGGTGGTTAAGGGGGCAGAACTAAgggtttccctctctcctctgcagcGTGGATGGCGGGGAACTGTTTGACCGCATCATTGATGAAAACTACAACCTGACGGAGCTGGACACCATCCTGTTTGTCAAGCAGATATGTGAGGGCATCAGGCACATGCATCAGATGTACATTCTGCACTTGGACCTGAAGGTACAGCAAGTCTTCAATGTCACGGACTCTGTAGCTTCTTGGGCCCTCACCCATGGGGATCCTGTGTCCCACCAGCTCAAGACATCTGTGGTGTCCCTGGCTATGTTTTCAGGAATGAATAACAACTGGGTTTCTTAACTTCATCTCCTCATTCTCAACTTTTCTCGCCCCCTTAGATTTGTATGTCTTGTCCTTAGAGGTTACTATTCGGATTCTTGTGATCAGCATGTGTTAAAGAGCTCAACctgagccggtgccgtggctcactaggctaatcctccgcctgcggcgccggcacaccgggttctagtcctggtcggggctctggattctgtcccagctgcccctcttccaggccagctctctgctgtggccagggagtgcagtgaaggatggcccaagtgcttgggccctgcatcccatgggagtccaggagaagcacctggctcctgtcatcggatcagcgtggtgcgccggccgcagcgcgccagctgtggcggtcattggagggtgaaccaacggcaaaggaagacctttctctctgtctctctctttcactgtccactctgcctgtcaaaaaaaaaaaacaaaaacaaaaacaaaaacaaaaacaaacaaacaaaaaaaaacaaactcaaccTGGTGGAAGGTTTGCTTTAAAGTTTAGAattaaaaccaccaccaccaccatggtaTCCTTCTCATGAGCAAGACAAATCATTGGGTGGATTTTAGCCAACTCAGGATTCCCTGGTGGTAGCCAACCTTTCTGGATCTCCAAGAATCCCCAAGGTCCTCCTGAAGTCTTTCAGGAAAGTCTGGACTTTGGGATCTGGTCTCTGTGGGCGTGGTGCAGCATGGAGCAGACGCCAGACGGGAGGGAATACAGAGCAGCTAGAGGGTGGGCGGGGCGGGAGTGCTGGGGAGCAGAGGGTGTGGGCAGGGGGTGCCATGCTGGAAATTTTGGACCGCACACGAGAGAAGCAAGttgccttcctttcttcttgtgTTCATGGCTCTTGCTGTCCCcctttaaagatctatttatttatttgaaaggccgaattACTGGGGGCAAGGAGattttcccacctgctggtttactccccagatggtcccaacaactggagctggtttgagttgaagccaggagcctggaactctgtcagGGTCGCCcaagtagatgcaggggcccatcacttggtcatcttctgtgctttcccaggcatattagcagggagcgcgatcagaagcagaacagctggtaCTCTCATTATGAAGTTCTTAGTATTGGACTCCAGACAGTCCTAGATACAACCAAGAAAAAACCCAGGCCCCCAAGCCATGATCAAATCGAACACTGGGGCTAAGCAGTCTAAAGTATATCTTCTTGTGTGGCTCCatcattttctcatttccctGTCTGTAGAGCATGTCAGTGAGATAAAATATACCCTCCACATAATATACCAACTATTGCAAATCACCAGGGGTCGTGCAGCTAAATAAATTCAGCCTCCTTAAATAGGTTTCCATGGGCCTCTCTTCCTCCAGCTTTGCTCCTCTCACTGTCTTGATTTATGGGCACTGCTTTTCCCATCCACTGTGGAGCAAGAGACGAGTGGGGAAGTGGGATATAAAATGACCAAGTTGGAGGTTAAAAATCATTAGCAAAGCCCTTAGCTATGAACTGAGTTTGATAATGCCTATTTTCGTGGAATGTTTCCATTGAGTGTAGATATTCCACAGATATCCCTACAGGGATTTCATTGGCAGCTGGAGATGGGGAGCCGACCTATCCTAAGCCAGCTGACTCTGCCTGTGGCTTCATAATGTTGACTGAGAATTTGCAAAGGGTTATTTTAGCTAAGGCCTATATGTAAAGATAATGCTGAAGATGACGGCTGGATGAGCCGGTAAGGACCCAGCTTTTCAGAAAGCTCCTTGGAAGGAAAAGggccaaaaatattaaaagtgctTGTTCTTATGTGGGGGAAATTATAGGTGACTTAAAAAAGGtctcttttatgtttttctgttttgcaaaCTTTATTCTTGGTTTTCGTAACCGTGAAACATGAACTTTGGGGAATGCCCTCAGAGGTGTTTCTTTGCATTCTGCAAACCAATTTTTGGATGTCATTGTGTTCTTGGACAACTAATGGCTTTGTGCATGATCGATCAGTTATTTAAGCATGAAACCAACTGTTCTTACATAGCACCCACTATGTCTGTATAAAATGACTTTTACTCCCCAACATCTGGTTTAGAGATATTTTAGAAAAAGTCTTCCAAAGACACTATACTCAATCAAATGGACTATTGAATATTGATTAAGGAGACACTATATCATTTCATAAACTGTGGCTGAGTTTCTCATCTGAACCTCTTCTCCAGAAAGGTGTGGGAGGCGGAAGCCAAGATCCTACCTAAAGATGAGGAAACGGAGCCTTGAACATTCAGTGACTTGGCTGATTCCCTGCCCCAGTTCTTAGGGAAGAGTGTTGGGACCAACATTGGAGAGTTCTTGgcttttctttgaaagatttatttctctttcatgggTGACTTTGACTTTAAATCAAATCCCATattcttcccaggccacagtttctctctcccactgatgTAGGAACATGTGTAACACATTCTGTGAACACTGAACAGTGGTGCTACAGCCTCCTTTTCTCCCCCGTTCCGTCCCAAGAGTGGTTCACCAGCAAGGTGAAGTCTCACCCAAGTCGAACACCAAAGGGACACTTAGTCAAGGGTTTTGGGCATCAAGACGAGGCACAGCAGAACCCCGGAACTGCACGGACTGCAGAACGACCAGGAGAGGAAAATTTGCCTTTCATAGGAGGGCTTCCTCATAGACCGAGCACGAAGGGGACATCGAGAGGTCGAGAATGTTTGGGTTATATTGCATGCTCAGAGTGGTTGCTCAAATGAATCAGGCCCTTTCTCCTGGAACTCATAAATCTTTGGAAGAAGTCCTCTTCCAAAAAGGAGAAATTCATACTTAATAATTTTCTGGAGGCAGATGGCGAACTCTGAGTGGGGCCCTGCCAGTTCATCTGCAGTGTCCCAGAGcagcctcttttcttctttccctccagAAGGCCTCTGCCTGAACTCAGGCATTATGGTAACTGCAAAACCCGTGGAGTGGGACAGGCAGGGTAATGCAAGGCTGGCAGGGTACCCACAACCTCATCCACCACATAATTAAAGGAGAAAATACCCACGCAGACAAGCCAGTCCCCAAGTGAGAGGCCTGATATGTTTTTCCTGAGTACCGTTGTATTTTTAGTTGTGGTTCAAGGACAATTTGACTGAAGGATGGTTGTTTTCATTGCTAATGTGTCTCTTTCTCCCGGCAGCCTGAGAATATCCTGTGTGTGAATCGGGATgctaagcaaataaaaattattgattttggATTGGCAAGAAGGTAAGTCTACTCGGGCATAGGTGTGTGAATGGAGTTATGGGAAGTGATAGATGCACTTTCTTAGCAAAGATAAATCTGATACACCCCTTGGGTTTCATGCCCTCATTCAGAAGTAATCTAGCAAAAATTGTGTCCAACCTTACCTCGCTGAATTTGAGATTGGAGTGCTTAGAGGTTTCTAGAACACATGCAACAGTGGGTTTACTATGCCAGGAGCCATTTGTTTCACATTTGGAAGAGTTGGTCTTTGCCTTTTCTATGTGCTTCATTTGTAAAGAGAAGACTTACTCAGAGAACAGTAATCGTGTAAACAATATGGAGAAGGGTCCTGGCCCACGTtgagccaggagcaaagagttcAACAGGGACCCACGAACAAGTCAGCACATTGGACACAGGTGGAAAGGACGTGGTAGACTATGGGAGCATTTTGCTTATTCATTAATATTGACTTGTTGGCACCATCTGCATGTCAAGGACCCCATCAGCTTTGCTTTTGTCACGGACAGTTATTCAGACATTCTAAGTGTTCAGTGTGTCTCTGCCCACAATTCTTTCAGATTATTAAGGTTTCAGAGTATGAAGCGTGACTCTGAAAACCCCTGGGACTTCCGTACAAGCTGCGTGGAGTGCATCATTTCAGTGTTCACCAGTTCTGATTCTCAACCAACACTCTCCATTTCTCCACTGTGTCTCTTAAATTTCAGATACAAACCCAGGGAGAAGCTCAAGGTGAACTTTGGGACCCCAGAATTTCTCGCCCCCGAAGTCGTGAACtatgattttgtttcctttcccaCGGACATGTGGAGTGTGGGGGTCATCGCCTACATGTTGTAAGCAGTTCTCTCTCTGACATTCGTTCACAATCTCCATGCCTATTCTAAGAGGCTTGGCTATGTAAAATCCCTAATTTAGATCTTTTAAGAATGAgcatcagggctggcattgtggcacagcaggtcaaacaGCCATCTCTGATACCCgcatgccatatgggctctggttcgtgacccagctgctccacttccaatccagcttcctgttaatgtacctgagaaagcagcagatgacggcccaagtgcttgtgctcatTCCACTCACATAGTCTCCtgtgttgctggctcctggctttagaccccctcaccccctgcccgctattgtgcctttcaaatagatgaaatctttagaaaaaataaaaataagtgtcaCTGTGCTGTGTTCAGCTGGTTTATAGGTTCTATTGAATGCTGCGGATGAACACACTTCATCTGAGAAAGTAAATGGCTGTGCTTTTCACCAATCACTTGGACTCCCAGGAAACCACTAAAGCCCGGAAAGCAATTCTAAAAGACAAAAGCTCATGTTCTGATGGCCTCATCCTAAGGGGGGGCCTTCCTGGTGTTCCCCATCTGAGCTGGTGACAGCACTTGCCAGCTGTAAGACGCTGTATTTTtcaagaagatttatttatttgaaaagcagagcctctctcacacacacagacacacatgcacacaggtattctatccactggctcactccccaaaatggtcacaacagccggggctgggccaggctgaagctgagagcctgcaactccatccgggcttcccaggtgagtggcagagcctGCCTGAGCCAcactctgcagctttcccaggcatattagcaagaagctggagtgggcggagcagcggggactcgatatgggacgccagcgttGCAGTGGTGTCTTAGCCGCTGCGCCCCATGCCCGGCCTCCTGAGAATGCTTTGCAGAGGAAGCTGTGCTGCCCTTTGGGATTCTGGTTTGAGGGCAGCTGCTGTCCTCATTGCTGTGGGTGCCTCCTAGGCACTGGGCATTGTCTCGATCAGGATAGCATAGAATTCTGCTTCATTATTGGACTactttccttctctcactcttAAATGACAGAACCAAAAACAGCCTGTCTATAAGGatctgaggctttttttttttttttttttttttttttgacaggcagagtggacagtgagagagagagacagagagaaaggtcttcctttgccgttggttcaccctccaatggctgccgcggccggcgcgctgcggccggcgcaccgcgctgatccgatggcaggagccaggagccaggtgcttttcctggtctcccatggggtgcagggcccaagcacctgggccatcctccactgcactccctggccacagcagagggctggcctggaagaggggcaaccgggacagaatccggcgccccgaccgggactagaacccggtgtgccggcgccgctaggcggaggattagcctagtgagccgcggcgccggccggatctgaggcttttttaaaaattgctgtctCTGAATCCCATGTGCCGTAGGCTC belongs to Oryctolagus cuniculus chromosome 5, mOryCun1.1, whole genome shotgun sequence and includes:
- the MYLK4 gene encoding myosin light chain kinase family member 4 isoform X8 codes for the protein MFNVKRLEEISTCYSSNGLEKMAFFQCMEEVEKVKCFLEENSSEQDPRPGRNEAKEEAWSDRDLGERPPASCERPAALPDDILAPAAPFDHRIVTAKQAAVNSFYTVSKTEVLGGGRFGQVHKCEEKATGLKLAAKIIKTRGVKDKEEVKNEISVMNQLDHVNLIQLYDAFESKNDIVLVLEYVDGGELFDRIIDENYNLTELDTILFVKQICEGIRHMHQMYILHLDLKPENILCVNRDAKQIKIIDFGLARRYKPREKLKVNFGTPEFLAPEVVNYDFVSFPTDMWSVGVIAYMLLSGLSPFLGDNDAETLNNILACRWDLEDEEFQDVSEEAREFISKLLIKEKSWRISASEALKHPWLSDHKLHARLSAQKKKKPHCSSDSQNL
- the MYLK4 gene encoding myosin light chain kinase family member 4 isoform X9, producing MDAPLGRKGLWLVGAVCLLSSSVLWRLFRSLMARGDHRQAPALEDAQAKEEAWSDRDLGERPPASCERPAALPDDILAPAAPFDHRIVTAKQAAVNSFYTVSKTEVLGGGRFGQVHKCEEKATGLKLAAKIIKTRGVKDKEEVKNEISVMNQLDHVNLIQLYDAFESKNDIVLVLEYVDGGELFDRIIDENYNLTELDTILFVKQICEGIRHMHQMYILHLDLKPENILCVNRDAKQIKIIDFGLARRYKPREKLKVNFGTPEFLAPEVVNYDFVSFPTDMWSVGVIAYMLLSGLSPFLGDNDAETLNNILACRWDLEDEEFQDVSEEAREFISKLLIKEKSWRISASEALKHPWLSDHKLHARLSAQKKKKPHCSSDSQNL
- the MYLK4 gene encoding myosin light chain kinase family member 4 isoform X7, producing the protein MSSYTRQEKGALNGHDCVLIYKSETERDEAHTTGNGFIGLTTKMFNVKRLEEISTCYSSNGLEKMAFFQCMEEVEKVKCFLEENSSEQDPRPGRNEAKEEAWSDRDLGERPPASCERPAALPDDILAPAAPFDHRIVTAKQAAVNSFYTVSKTEVLGGGRFGQVHKCEEKATGLKLAAKIIKTRGVKDKEEVKNEISVMNQLDHVNLIQLYDAFESKNDIVLVLEYVDGGELFDRIIDENYNLTELDTILFVKQICEGIRHMHQMYILHLDLKPENILCVNRDAKQIKIIDFGLARRYKPREKLKVNFGTPEFLAPEVVNYDFVSFPTDMWSVGVIAYMLLSGLSPFLGDNDAETLNNILACRWDLEDEEFQDVSEEAREFISKLLIKEKSWRISASEALKHPWLSDHKLHARLSAQKKKKPHCSSDSQNL